The stretch of DNA ATGAACATGTTTTTCAAAACCGGAGTCAGGCGATTCAAGAAGCTGTGAGTGAAAAACTGCTGCGTATGAAACACAGCCGACTGACAATGGAGTGTGCCAAACTCGATCCTGCCTTTGAAAAGGCAATGGCTGAGGAAGGTCTGGCTGAGGATGTGAATCAATGGCCGCAATACTGAGGGGAGAGATTCGGTGGGCAGACCTTAACCCCACAAGAGGTCGTGAGCAGTCAGGATTGCGTCCTGTCCTGATCTTGAGTCATGACGTTTTTAACGACCGCTCAGGTACAGTCATAGCTGTGGCAATTACGAGCCAACCTCAAAAGGCCGGGTTTCCGTTAACGCTTGAACTTAAAACCATAGGCTTGCCGAAGCGGTCATGGGCTAAGATCAGTCAAATCCGGACACTCTCTGTTGAAAGGATTGGAAAACTGATCGGTAAAATA from Pseudomonadota bacterium encodes:
- a CDS encoding ribbon-helix-helix domain-containing protein gives rise to the protein MGKGKIAITLDEEFVGELDRLVNEHVFQNRSQAIQEAVSEKLLRMKHSRLTMECAKLDPAFEKAMAEEGLAEDVNQWPQY
- a CDS encoding type II toxin-antitoxin system PemK/MazF family toxin, with protein sequence MAAILRGEIRWADLNPTRGREQSGLRPVLILSHDVFNDRSGTVIAVAITSQPQKAGFPLTLELKTIGLPKRSWAKISQIRTLSVERIGKLIGKISREELTQIIEGLNEIIA